Genomic window (Ureibacillus composti):
TTATTTTAATCGAGCAAAACCCGAGTGTATCCGGTCAAAAAGAATTTCAATCGAGCAAAACCCGAGTGTATCCGGTCAAAAAGAATTTTAACCGAGCAAAACCCGAGTATATCTGGTCAAAAGTTATTTTAACCGAGCAAAACCCGAGTGTATCCGGTCAAAAGTAATTCTATCCGAGCAAAACCCAATACAATCCAGTCAATAACATCTCAAGAAAAATTTCCGCCAAACCCATTATCCAAAACAAAAAAAACACGAAGGAATAAAATTCCTCCGCGTTCAAAAATCAACTATTCATTGTCGTATTCGTAACCTTGTGTATTCTCAGTTACGCCTGTATCGTTTGTTGTGCCAGAAATGTTTGACGTATCTGGGATTAATCCTAGATGACTTTGTAGAATTGATTGTGTTTCTTTAAGTGATTCTTCATCTAATGTATAATAGTAAGTGCCTGTTGTCCAGTCATCGTATCCAACTAATTGAAGAGTGTCGATTTGTGGAATGCCATTTAATAAATAGCTGAATAAGGCTTTCATTTCATCAAATGTCATGTCTGTTTTCATGTTATTGCCAACTGCATCAATCACATCACCGTATTTTGTAATGGATTTAATAGAAGCTGCTTCTTTTGCCATCGCTTTAATGATATCTTGTTGGCGTTTACCGCGTTCGATATCACTATCAATTTTACGTGTACGAGCTAAAGCTAAAGCTTGACTACCATTTAAATGTTGGTCTGGTCCAGGTGTTAGTTCTACTGTGTATTTGTCAAATTCATCTTTTTCTGTAAACGCATGCGGGATATTTACATCAACTGTGATTCCGCCTAATGCATCAATTACATCGATAAATGCTTCGAAATTCATTCGTACGTAGTAATCAACGGGAACATCGAATAAATTTTCCACTGTTTCGATTGTGGCTAAAGTTCCACCGTATGCGTGTGCATGAGTGATTTTATCATTATATCCTACGTATGGGATGTAAACATTTGAGTCACGTGGAATACTTACTAATTTAACCGTTTTAGACTTGTTATTTAACGTTGCCAACACTAATGCATCGGAACGTGAATTTTCTGCGCCTTGGCCACGTTTTTCACTATCATCAACCCCGATAAATAGAACCGAGATATTATCTGTAATGGGTTCAACTTTTGCTTCACGTAAATCAGAAATGGATCGATCTCCAAGTTCTTCATAGGAATTGTTAGCGGCTTTCTCCGCTTTTTTAGTTATATAAATGCCATAAGCTGATACGCATATTAAAAGTGAGGCGGCCAGCATTAGTATTACTTTTAAAGTAAAAGATAGCTTGGACCTTTTCTTCTGGCTCTTTTCTGATCTTCTCATTTAAACTCTCCTCTAAGTTGGGAATCGTACAAATAGTAAATGAATCATTCCACCATATTTAGTATGTTGAAATGATGAAGTACAGCACAAAAAAATTCGATATATATAATGTCAGCTGAAAAGAAAAAAATATTCAATACGATTCATTATACTATGATGTCGAAAAACAGTAAAATAAAAATTTTATTACGATATTACAAATTCAACAAATAGTTGATCGACACAGTCTACTTTGGCTTGTCCATTGGTTAGCTCAGTCATCCATTGCACGAAAGCTTCTTCTTCAGCTTTTAAAACATTTACAAAAACTTCGACATCTTCTGCATATTGGATTTCTTGTAATGTGTAAGAAGAACTGCGAATTTCATTTTCCACTTTTCCAAGCCATGTATAATCAATGGATACTTTCATGATATGGTGCAATTTTCGCTCTACAACCTGTGCAGCACTAATGCCTTCAGTTGTTGCTTTACCATATGCACGAATAAGACCGCCACCGCCGAGTTTTATTCCACCGAAGTAACGTGTCACGACAACAACAGTATCTTTCAATCCCTGTTTTTTTAGGACTTCTAACATAGGGACGCCAGCGGTACCACTTGGTTCCCCGTCATCATTGGCTTTTTGGATATTGTCATGTTCACCAATCATGTAGCAAGAACAATTATGTGTTGCATTTGGATGCATTTTTTTGATTTTATTGATAAAATTAAGTGCTTCTTCTTCAGTTTCAGCACGATCAACATATGTAATAAAACGAGATTTTGATAATACAATTTCGCTTTCTCCATATCCTTTTACTGTCTTATAGTCATTCCGCATTATATATTCTCCTTTTATTTCAAATATTTCAATTCATCTCTAGGAAGAAAATTACTAAAAAAATCGTATACTTAATGATATAATAGTCTAGAACTACTTTACTTACTGGTATAGCAATTAGAACCATATAATCCAATTAGATTGGGGAAAGGTTATGTTTCAAGATCAGAAATTCGATATAAGTTCATTGGACTTCATTTTTAACCGAATGATTGATTCCATTACGAATTCAAAAAATGATATTTTTGTGATTGGTGAACAAAGTCGAAATAACTTCGATGAAATGATGAAGGAACTCGAGTTAATTAAAACACAATTAAAAATCGTTATAGATGAAAGTGATTTATTAGAACAGCAAACCAAATTGGCTAAGCAGCGTCTAGTAGAAGTAAGTAAATACTTTAATAAGTATACTGAAACTCAAGTACGTGAAGCATATGAAACGGCCAATCATTTCCAAATCAAATTATCTTTATCAAAAGCAGAAGAAAAAAGACTTCGTGAAAGACGAGACGATTTAGAACGCCGTTTAAAAACATTATACGATACGATTGAGCGAGCTGACCATATCGTTAATCAAGTAAATGTTGTGTTAAATTATTTAACAACTGATTTAAAGAATCTAAGTTCCGTATTAGAAAAGGCTAAAATGAAAACAGAATTGGGCATTAAAATTATCGCTGCTCAAGAAAAAGAAAGAAAACGCGTATCTCGTGAAATTCACGATGGACCAGCTCAAATGATGGCCAATGTTTTAATGCGTACAGACTTAATTGACCGAACATATCGCGACAAAGGCATAGATGCAGCAATGAAGGAAATTGCAGATTTGAAAGTAACCGTTCGTAATGCTTTATCGGAAGTGCGCAGAATTATCTATGATTTACGTCCAATGGCACTCGATGATTTAGGAATAGTTCCGACTTTGAAAAAGTATTTATCAACGACAATGGAGTATAACCCTGGTGTTGACATACATTTTCAAACCAATAATGGGGAAAAGCGACTTCCTTCTGATTATGAAGTGTCGATCTTCCGATTAGTTCAAGAGAGTGTTAATAATGCCATTAAACACGGAAAGTCAAAAGATGTTTGGGTAAGACTTGAGTGGCTTCCAAAGTTGCTCAACGTAAGTGTGAGAGATAATGGTCAAGGCTTTGATAAATGTAAAGTAAGAGAACAATCATTCGGAATTCTTGGTATGAAAGAACGCATTGACCTACTAAAAGGAAAGATGGAAATTCAAAGTGAAGTTGGTAAAGGTACTTCCGTACTGTTTAAAATTCCACTTTCTGAAGGTCTTCCAATGATCAAAAATAATGAGATTCAAAAGCTCAAGCAAAAGGGGTAGAAATCATGACGAAAATTATTATTATAGATGACCACCAATTATTCCGTGAAGGTGTAAAACGTATATTAGATTTTGAAGAAACATTTGAAGTAGTGGCAGAAGGTGATGACGGTACAGATAGTCTAAAGTTATATCGTGAAAACTTACCAGATGTAGTGTTAATGGACATCAATATGCCAGGGAAAAATGGTGTTGAAGCAACTGCTGATTTACTTGTAGAATTCCCTGAAGCAAAAGTGATTATGCTATCCATCCATGATGATGAATCATATGTAACTCATGCATTAAAATCAGGTGCATTAGGCTACATGCTAAAAGAAATGGATGCTGACGAAATCGTTGAAGCTATTAAAGTTGTGGCAAACGGTGGCTCATACTTACATCCGAAAGTAACAAAAAACTTAGTGGCTGAATTCCGTCGCTTAAGCGAACATGAAAATAAAGGCAATTTCCATCAAACAGAAATTCGTCGTCCATTCCATTTACTAACAAAACGTGAATGTGAAGTTCTACAATTACTAACTGATGGACAATCAAACCGTGCAATTGGTGAAACTTTATTCATCTCTGAAAAAACGGTTAAAAACCACGTTTCAAGCATTTTACAAAAAATGAACGTAAACGACCGTACACAAGCCGTTGTTACAGCAATCAAAAACGGCTGGGTTGAAGTGCGTTAATATAAGAAACTAGATAATTTGATAGGATAGTAGTCAATTGAAGCTCTAGTCTATTTGGCTTTAATTGAGTGCTATAAGAAAGATTAGGATGCAATAAAAGGATAAAGGGTGAAATTCCAATCAGCAATTTTCCATTTGGAGGATTGTTGGTTGGAATTTTTTTATTTCTTTTTTGTGTGAATGGTAGAAAAGTAGAGAATGTATTTAATACGAGTTTGTATAAAAATCCAAATTTTTCTCAAGATAATCGGTAATAGACATGCTACACGTGTGAAAATGAAATATATGAAACTAAAACGAAATTCGAGCGTCTTTAGTGAATGACTTTACGAAATAAATACAGAAATCGAAAATGACTACGATTTTCGCGAAAGCTAAGACGATAGGCATAGTAAATCAATCTATGCTACAATATGCGCGGGAGGGTTACAAGTTTATGAAAAATTGGTTAATAGCAGTAATGGCTGTCATAGCTATGCTTACGCTAGCAGCTTGTGGCGATAAAAAAGAAGAAGTACTAGATCCAGCTGAAACAAAAGAAATTATTGACGAGGGTACTGTAGGTTTTGAGGTACTTGGAGATAAAGTAGAAGAAGTAACTGATATACCAAAAGAAGACAAGAAGGCAATACTCGCAGCTTTTGATGAATATATTGCTTCATTCAATGCGAAAGATATTAATCGATACACAAATACGTTATCAAAAGATCCACAAGGGTTTGACTATGAAGAAGACATTTCTATCGCAAAAAATGCATTTGCAGATTACGATATTGAACGAGTCGCATCAGATGTAACCATTGTGAAATATACTAAAGAACAAGCCCAAGTCTATGCAAATCTCGTTATTAATATGAATGAGCTAGAATCTGACGCAAAATTAGAAAGTAGTGGCCGACAAGTGACGGTATTTGCCAAAGAAGACGACGCTTGGAAAGTAACAAGTGTTTATTATATTGGGAATGATTCATAAACTATGAATTGGAAATATCAACTCCTACGCGCAAAGGACGTTTTCGGAGTACTTAATGGGTCGCCTCATGACTTTAGAGGCGATCTTTTTTATTGGTTAGTAATTACTGTGAGCGCCTACTGAGTGTGATGTTGATTGCGCCTGTCATATGTAATTGTATTGCTGAGCAAAATGTGAGTTTCATGCATTTTTAGTTTATAGTTCACATAATCTAGTAGATACGGTAATATAATGTACATAGGAGAGTGGGAAAATTCATGAGTATTGCAGTCGTAACCGATAGTACAGCATATTTAACACCGGAAGAACGCACACGCTACAACATTCGAATGATTCCTTTAAGTGTCAATTTAGAAGATGGAAGTTATGAGGAAGAAGTTGAAATTACTGCTTCTGAGTTTTACGATAAAGTCCGCGGAGCAAAGACGTTCCCCAAAACTACGCAACCACCAGTTGGGAAGTTTGTACAACTTTTCGAGGAGCTCGCTAAAGACTATGATGAAGTGATCTCGATCCATTTATCAAGTGGCATCAGTGGGACATACCAAGGAGCTGTACAAGCAGGTGACATGGTCGAAGGCATAAAAGTACACACATTCGACAGTGAAATCTCTTGTGCACCTCAAGGATACTATGCAGTAAAGGCTGCACAGATGGCTCAAGAAGGTGCATCCGCTCAGGAAATTTTAGCCGAACTTGAAGAAATGAAAAAATCAATGGACGCATACTTTATTGTCGATGATTTATCCCATCTACAACGCGGTGGTAGATTATCATCAGCTGCGGCACTAGTTGGTGGCTTATTGCAAGTGAAGCCAATACTAAATTTTGAGAATAAAGTCATCGTCCCGTTTGAAAAAATTCGTACGAAGAAAAAAGCCTTACGCCGTGTTGAAGAATTGCTTGCTAAAGAAGCAGCGAAGTATGACCAACTTCAAGCAACCATCATTCACGCAAACTGTGAAAGTGAAGCGAGAGAATGGATGGCACAATTATCCTCAGCTTATCCGAATGTACACTTTAACATCAGCTACTTCGGCCCTGTTATCGGAACCCATTTAGGTGAGGGAGCACTTGGTTTAGGCTGGGTGAAGGTGGATTAATGTTTACCTTGATTGGCGAGAAAGATTGTTTAATTAAATAGCGTTTTTGTGATAGTCTCTACTTTTTGGGTAGGGGCTATTTTTTAGCGGAAAGCTTAAAATTATATGGCAAAATTAGATAGAAAATTG
Coding sequences:
- a CDS encoding LCP family protein; this encodes MRRSEKSQKKRSKLSFTLKVILMLAASLLICVSAYGIYITKKAEKAANNSYEELGDRSISDLREAKVEPITDNISVLFIGVDDSEKRGQGAENSRSDALVLATLNNKSKTVKLVSIPRDSNVYIPYVGYNDKITHAHAYGGTLATIETVENLFDVPVDYYVRMNFEAFIDVIDALGGITVDVNIPHAFTEKDEFDKYTVELTPGPDQHLNGSQALALARTRKIDSDIERGKRQQDIIKAMAKEAASIKSITKYGDVIDAVGNNMKTDMTFDEMKALFSYLLNGIPQIDTLQLVGYDDWTTGTYYYTLDEESLKETQSILQSHLGLIPDTSNISGTTNDTGVTENTQGYEYDNE
- a CDS encoding YigZ family protein, which codes for MRNDYKTVKGYGESEIVLSKSRFITYVDRAETEEEALNFINKIKKMHPNATHNCSCYMIGEHDNIQKANDDGEPSGTAGVPMLEVLKKQGLKDTVVVVTRYFGGIKLGGGGLIRAYGKATTEGISAAQVVERKLHHIMKVSIDYTWLGKVENEIRSSSYTLQEIQYAEDVEVFVNVLKAEEEAFVQWMTELTNGQAKVDCVDQLFVEFVIS
- a CDS encoding DegV family protein gives rise to the protein MSIAVVTDSTAYLTPEERTRYNIRMIPLSVNLEDGSYEEEVEITASEFYDKVRGAKTFPKTTQPPVGKFVQLFEELAKDYDEVISIHLSSGISGTYQGAVQAGDMVEGIKVHTFDSEISCAPQGYYAVKAAQMAQEGASAQEILAELEEMKKSMDAYFIVDDLSHLQRGGRLSSAAALVGGLLQVKPILNFENKVIVPFEKIRTKKKALRRVEELLAKEAAKYDQLQATIIHANCESEAREWMAQLSSAYPNVHFNISYFGPVIGTHLGEGALGLGWVKVD
- a CDS encoding response regulator transcription factor: MTKIIIIDDHQLFREGVKRILDFEETFEVVAEGDDGTDSLKLYRENLPDVVLMDINMPGKNGVEATADLLVEFPEAKVIMLSIHDDESYVTHALKSGALGYMLKEMDADEIVEAIKVVANGGSYLHPKVTKNLVAEFRRLSEHENKGNFHQTEIRRPFHLLTKRECEVLQLLTDGQSNRAIGETLFISEKTVKNHVSSILQKMNVNDRTQAVVTAIKNGWVEVR
- a CDS encoding nuclear transport factor 2 family protein; this encodes MKNWLIAVMAVIAMLTLAACGDKKEEVLDPAETKEIIDEGTVGFEVLGDKVEEVTDIPKEDKKAILAAFDEYIASFNAKDINRYTNTLSKDPQGFDYEEDISIAKNAFADYDIERVASDVTIVKYTKEQAQVYANLVINMNELESDAKLESSGRQVTVFAKEDDAWKVTSVYYIGNDS
- a CDS encoding sensor histidine kinase yields the protein MFQDQKFDISSLDFIFNRMIDSITNSKNDIFVIGEQSRNNFDEMMKELELIKTQLKIVIDESDLLEQQTKLAKQRLVEVSKYFNKYTETQVREAYETANHFQIKLSLSKAEEKRLRERRDDLERRLKTLYDTIERADHIVNQVNVVLNYLTTDLKNLSSVLEKAKMKTELGIKIIAAQEKERKRVSREIHDGPAQMMANVLMRTDLIDRTYRDKGIDAAMKEIADLKVTVRNALSEVRRIIYDLRPMALDDLGIVPTLKKYLSTTMEYNPGVDIHFQTNNGEKRLPSDYEVSIFRLVQESVNNAIKHGKSKDVWVRLEWLPKLLNVSVRDNGQGFDKCKVREQSFGILGMKERIDLLKGKMEIQSEVGKGTSVLFKIPLSEGLPMIKNNEIQKLKQKG